From one Luteolibacter sp. SL250 genomic stretch:
- the floA gene encoding flotillin-like protein FloA (flotillin-like protein involved in membrane lipid rafts), whose product MSTYLAAIDFTIIGFVIAGIAALIVVGIIFSFFSVWLRAWLAGAYVGFTELIAMRLRQVPYGMIVDARITAKKAGIDVPINDFEAHFLAGGNVIPTSQALIAAKKAGIELEWDRACAIDLATKGSGKSVVEAVRTSVDPKVIDCPNPTSGRTTIDGVAKDGIQVKVRARVTVRTNLDRFVGGAKEETIIARVGEGIVTTIGSAESYKKVLESPDSISKVVLHRGLDVGTAFEILSIDIADVDVGENVGAQLQEAQAEANKNMAQAQAEIRRAAAVALEQEMVARVAEMKAKVVEAEAEVPLAMAEAFRSGRLGVMDYFRMENVKADTQMRGSISKGDGPNA is encoded by the coding sequence ATGAGCACCTACCTCGCCGCCATCGACTTCACCATCATCGGCTTCGTCATCGCCGGTATCGCCGCACTGATCGTCGTCGGCATCATCTTCTCGTTCTTCAGCGTCTGGCTGCGTGCCTGGCTGGCAGGCGCCTATGTGGGCTTCACGGAACTCATCGCCATGCGCCTGCGGCAGGTGCCCTACGGCATGATCGTGGACGCGCGCATCACCGCGAAGAAGGCCGGCATCGACGTGCCGATCAATGATTTCGAAGCCCACTTCCTCGCCGGTGGCAACGTCATCCCCACCAGCCAGGCGCTCATCGCCGCGAAAAAGGCGGGCATCGAGCTGGAGTGGGACCGCGCCTGCGCCATCGACCTGGCCACGAAAGGTTCCGGCAAGAGCGTGGTGGAGGCCGTGCGCACGTCCGTGGACCCGAAGGTCATCGACTGCCCGAACCCCACCAGTGGACGCACCACCATCGACGGTGTGGCGAAGGACGGCATCCAGGTGAAGGTGCGCGCGCGGGTGACCGTCCGCACGAACCTCGACCGCTTCGTCGGCGGTGCGAAGGAGGAAACCATCATCGCCCGGGTGGGTGAGGGCATCGTCACCACCATCGGCTCCGCGGAAAGCTACAAGAAGGTGCTCGAGTCCCCGGACAGCATTTCCAAGGTGGTGCTCCACCGCGGCCTGGACGTCGGCACCGCGTTCGAGATCCTTTCCATCGACATCGCGGACGTGGATGTCGGCGAGAACGTCGGCGCGCAGCTCCAGGAAGCCCAGGCGGAGGCGAACAAGAACATGGCCCAGGCCCAGGCGGAAATCCGCCGCGCCGCCGCCGTCGCGCTCGAGCAGGAAATGGTCGCCCGCGTCGCGGAGATGAAGGCGAAGGTCGTCGAGGCCGAAGCCGAAGTCCCGCTGGCGATGGCCGAAGCCTTCCGCAGCGGACGCCTCGGCGTCATGGACTACTTCCGCATGGAGAACGTGAAGGCGGACACCCAGATGCGCGGCAGCATTTCCAAGGGAGACGGCCCGAACGCATAA
- a CDS encoding NfeD family protein — protein MTLIILLFAVGILLIATEVIVPGAILGIIGGLLMVGGTVLAFIDYGTGGGILALGIATAVGALALFIEFRILPRTAIGRRAFLTEEVSGVSAAVGKDAVALVGKPAEALTMLSPSGYVRIDGRRYEAFCQSGQAPAGAALEVIGADSFRLIVTQRPSSIP, from the coding sequence ATGACGCTCATCATCCTGCTGTTCGCCGTGGGCATCCTCCTCATCGCCACGGAAGTCATCGTCCCGGGAGCCATCCTCGGCATCATCGGCGGCCTGCTGATGGTCGGCGGGACCGTGCTCGCCTTCATCGACTACGGGACTGGCGGCGGCATCCTCGCGCTGGGGATCGCAACCGCGGTCGGGGCGCTGGCCCTCTTCATCGAGTTCCGGATCCTGCCGAGGACGGCCATCGGCCGCCGCGCCTTCCTCACGGAGGAGGTGAGCGGGGTTTCCGCCGCCGTCGGAAAAGACGCCGTCGCGCTGGTGGGGAAACCAGCCGAGGCGCTCACCATGCTTTCGCCCAGTGGCTACGTCCGCATCGACGGACGGCGCTATGAAGCTTTCTGCCAGTCGGGACAGGCCCCGGCAGGCGCGGCCCTCGAAGTCATCGGGGCCGACAGTTTCCGCCTGATCGTCACACAACGCCCATCATCCATCCCATGA
- the carB gene encoding carbamoyl-phosphate synthase large subunit, with product MPKDTSIRKILVIGSGPIVIGQGCEFDYSGVQACKALKEEGYEVILVNSNPATIMTDPEFAHRTYIEPITPEVVEKIIAREKPDALLPTLGGQTALNTSMSLHKAGVLEKYNVRMIGAKPDAIDKGEDRQLFKEAMIKIGLDMPRSGIAHTMEEAKKVAEEIGTFPLIIRPAFTLGGQGGGIAYNREEYEEIIARGLDLSPVSEVLIDESLLGWKEYEMEVMRDRADNCVVICSIENLDPMGVHTGDSITVAPIQTLTDREYQIMRDASFAVIREIGVETGGSNIQFATCPKTGRMIVIEMNPRVSRSSALASKATGFPIAKIAAKLAVGYTLDELPNDITRETPASFEPTIDYVVTKIPRFTFEKFPLANPVLTTSMKSVGEAMSIGRTFKESMQKCLRSLETGRWGFGFDNKDPHAPSKDEITRKLQIPNAERIFWLQTAFLHGWSIDEVFAATQIDPWFLGHLKQIADEGAQLAEMDLRRAKKLGFSDRQIAKARAHSKAIHDVSIHGEKDQPAGAPPRAEPEPAVADIPTEDTIREERKFKGIIPTYRLVDTCAAEFEAYTPYFYSTYGDENEARDSDKKRIIILGGGPNRIGQGIEFDYCCVHAAFALKELGYETIMVNSNPETVSTDYDTSDKLFFEPLTLEDVLNICDQEKPHGVIVQFGGQTPLNLAADLERHGVPIIGTSPKSIELAEDRKFFSALLDKLNLKQADAGTAVNEEEAIVIANRIGYPVLVRPSFVLGGRGMMIVYSDAELSRYMREAVIASPERPVLVDRFLDNATEVDVDCISDGETSVVGAIMQHIEQAGIHSGDSACVIPAFSLSEEIKAEIVRAAKDLARELNVKGLMNIQFAVKDEQLYVIEVNPRASRTVPFVSKATGVSLAKLAAKVMVGHKLKDMGYTETIIPPHFSVKEAVFPWNRFPGIDIVLGPEMKSTGEVMGIDADWGMAYAKSQISAFNPLPTEGNVFLSVSDRDKARAVAVAKDLVELGFTICSTGGTHERLTAEGIPSKRVYKVAEQARPNVIDMMKNGEIQFIINTPASHESRADEILIRSTAIAQKISHATNLAAAEASVKAMRSLKSNELTVKCLQEYHVK from the coding sequence ATGCCCAAAGACACCTCGATCCGGAAAATTCTTGTCATCGGCTCCGGCCCCATCGTCATCGGACAAGGTTGTGAATTCGACTATTCCGGCGTCCAGGCCTGCAAGGCGCTGAAGGAAGAAGGCTATGAAGTGATCCTCGTGAACTCGAATCCGGCGACGATCATGACGGATCCGGAATTCGCGCACCGCACTTACATCGAGCCGATTACGCCGGAAGTCGTCGAAAAGATCATCGCCCGCGAAAAACCGGACGCCCTCCTCCCCACCCTGGGCGGCCAGACGGCGCTCAACACCTCCATGTCCCTCCACAAGGCAGGCGTGCTGGAGAAATACAATGTCCGGATGATCGGCGCGAAGCCGGACGCGATCGACAAGGGCGAAGACCGCCAGCTTTTCAAGGAGGCGATGATCAAGATCGGCCTCGACATGCCGCGCTCCGGCATCGCCCACACGATGGAGGAGGCGAAGAAGGTGGCCGAGGAGATCGGCACCTTCCCGCTCATCATCCGCCCGGCGTTCACCCTCGGCGGCCAGGGCGGCGGCATCGCCTACAACCGCGAGGAGTATGAGGAAATCATCGCCCGCGGCCTCGACCTGTCCCCCGTTTCCGAAGTCCTGATCGATGAATCCCTCCTCGGCTGGAAGGAATACGAGATGGAGGTCATGCGCGACCGCGCCGACAACTGCGTGGTCATTTGTTCGATCGAAAACCTCGACCCGATGGGCGTCCACACCGGCGACTCCATCACCGTCGCACCGATCCAGACTCTCACCGACCGCGAATACCAGATCATGCGGGACGCGTCCTTCGCCGTCATCCGCGAGATCGGCGTGGAGACGGGCGGCTCGAACATCCAGTTCGCCACCTGCCCGAAGACCGGCCGGATGATCGTCATCGAGATGAACCCGCGGGTTTCCCGCTCCTCCGCCCTCGCCTCGAAGGCAACTGGCTTCCCGATCGCCAAGATCGCGGCGAAGCTGGCCGTCGGCTACACGCTGGACGAGCTGCCGAACGACATCACCCGCGAGACCCCGGCCTCCTTCGAGCCGACCATCGACTACGTGGTGACGAAGATCCCGCGCTTCACCTTCGAGAAATTCCCGCTCGCCAACCCGGTCCTCACCACCTCGATGAAGTCGGTGGGTGAGGCGATGTCCATCGGCCGCACCTTCAAGGAGTCGATGCAGAAATGCCTGCGCTCCCTGGAAACGGGCCGCTGGGGCTTCGGCTTCGACAACAAGGACCCGCACGCGCCTTCCAAGGACGAGATCACCCGCAAACTGCAGATCCCGAACGCGGAGCGCATTTTCTGGCTGCAGACCGCCTTCCTCCACGGCTGGTCCATCGACGAGGTCTTCGCCGCCACCCAGATCGATCCATGGTTCCTCGGCCACCTGAAGCAGATCGCCGACGAAGGCGCGCAGCTCGCGGAAATGGACCTCCGCCGCGCGAAGAAGCTCGGTTTCTCCGACCGCCAGATCGCCAAGGCCCGCGCCCATTCGAAGGCCATCCACGACGTCTCCATCCATGGTGAGAAGGACCAGCCTGCCGGTGCGCCGCCTCGTGCGGAGCCGGAGCCAGCCGTCGCCGACATCCCGACCGAGGACACCATCCGCGAGGAGCGGAAGTTCAAGGGCATCATCCCGACCTACCGCCTGGTGGACACCTGCGCGGCGGAGTTCGAGGCCTACACCCCGTATTTCTACTCCACCTACGGTGACGAGAACGAAGCCCGCGACAGCGACAAGAAGCGGATCATCATCCTCGGTGGCGGCCCGAACCGCATCGGCCAGGGCATCGAGTTCGACTACTGCTGCGTCCACGCCGCCTTCGCGCTGAAGGAGCTGGGTTACGAGACCATCATGGTCAACTCCAACCCGGAGACCGTCTCGACCGACTACGACACTTCCGACAAGCTGTTCTTCGAGCCGCTCACGCTGGAAGACGTGCTCAACATCTGCGACCAGGAAAAACCGCACGGCGTCATCGTCCAGTTCGGTGGCCAGACCCCGCTGAACCTCGCTGCGGACCTGGAGCGTCATGGCGTGCCGATCATCGGCACCTCGCCGAAGTCGATCGAGCTGGCGGAGGACCGCAAGTTCTTCTCCGCGCTGCTCGACAAGCTCAACCTCAAGCAGGCCGACGCCGGCACCGCCGTCAACGAGGAGGAAGCCATCGTCATCGCCAACCGCATCGGCTACCCCGTGCTGGTCCGCCCGTCGTTCGTTCTCGGCGGACGCGGCATGATGATCGTCTATAGCGACGCGGAGCTTTCCCGCTACATGCGCGAGGCGGTCATCGCCTCCCCGGAGCGTCCGGTGCTGGTGGACCGCTTCCTCGACAATGCCACCGAGGTGGACGTGGACTGCATTTCCGACGGTGAGACTTCCGTGGTCGGTGCCATCATGCAGCACATCGAGCAGGCCGGCATCCACTCCGGTGACTCCGCCTGCGTCATCCCCGCCTTCTCGCTTTCCGAGGAGATCAAGGCGGAGATCGTCCGCGCCGCGAAGGACCTCGCCCGCGAGCTGAACGTGAAGGGCTTGATGAACATCCAGTTCGCCGTGAAGGATGAGCAGCTCTACGTCATCGAGGTGAACCCGCGTGCCTCACGGACCGTGCCGTTCGTGTCGAAGGCGACCGGCGTTTCGCTGGCGAAGCTGGCCGCGAAGGTCATGGTCGGCCACAAGCTCAAGGACATGGGCTACACGGAGACGATCATCCCGCCGCACTTCAGCGTGAAGGAAGCCGTCTTCCCATGGAACCGCTTCCCCGGCATCGACATCGTGCTCGGCCCGGAAATGAAATCGACCGGCGAGGTCATGGGCATCGACGCCGACTGGGGCATGGCCTACGCCAAGTCGCAGATCAGTGCCTTCAACCCGCTGCCGACCGAGGGCAACGTCTTCCTCTCCGTTTCCGACCGCGACAAGGCCCGCGCCGTCGCCGTGGCGAAGGATCTCGTCGAGCTTGGTTTCACCATCTGCTCCACCGGTGGCACGCACGAGCGCCTCACCGCGGAAGGCATCCCCAGCAAGCGTGTTTACAAGGTCGCGGAGCAGGCCCGCCCGAACGTCATCGACATGATGAAGAACGGCGAGATCCAGTTCATCATCAACACCCCGGCCTCCCACGAGTCCCGTGCCGATGAGATCCTGATCCGCTCCACCGCCATCGCCCAGAAGATCTCCCACGCGACGAACCTCGCCGCCGCGGAGGCCTCCGTGAAGGCCATGCGCTCGCTCAAGAGCAACGAGCTGACCGTGAAGTGCCTCCAGGAGTATCACGTGAAGTGA
- a CDS encoding TIGR04222 domain-containing membrane protein, whose product MNATKLFTVLGEVPVLDWQGPEFLGFYVSCYIAALVWALWNRRRKFSHFSAPETQAPVPLDLYETAFLAGGVPRCAQLAVVRLLERRDLTWRRPRWGRPTLVAGHGGHPDMTGPESLIHKAAAERGEKGMPASEVEPLVARAIAGIESRLAIMGLRPTANERAQVKVAGISPLVVLMMIGGMKLLIGLDREKPIILLVACMVVTLFTIIGLMSSRKFLTPAGERTLDGMRERHRDGVVKDSAGLSQTVALMGVAGAFGYDHLLAMDEVTRKELTTMSRSGAGSDGGGTSGCSSGCSSGGGDGGGGDGGGCGGCGGD is encoded by the coding sequence ATGAATGCTACGAAGTTGTTCACCGTTCTCGGTGAAGTGCCCGTGCTGGACTGGCAAGGTCCGGAGTTTCTCGGGTTTTATGTGAGCTGCTACATTGCAGCGTTGGTGTGGGCATTGTGGAACCGGAGGAGGAAGTTCTCACACTTCTCCGCGCCGGAAACGCAGGCCCCCGTGCCGCTGGACCTGTATGAGACCGCATTCCTCGCGGGTGGGGTGCCGCGTTGTGCCCAGCTCGCCGTGGTGAGGCTGCTGGAAAGGCGCGATCTCACGTGGCGGAGGCCCCGCTGGGGCCGACCCACCCTGGTGGCGGGACATGGTGGCCATCCCGACATGACCGGTCCGGAATCCCTCATCCACAAGGCGGCGGCCGAGCGGGGTGAGAAAGGCATGCCTGCCTCCGAAGTCGAGCCGCTCGTCGCGCGGGCCATCGCGGGCATCGAGTCCCGGCTGGCGATCATGGGCCTGCGCCCCACCGCGAACGAGCGGGCACAGGTGAAGGTGGCGGGCATCTCGCCCCTCGTGGTCCTGATGATGATCGGCGGCATGAAGCTACTGATCGGCCTGGACCGCGAGAAGCCGATCATCCTGCTGGTCGCCTGCATGGTGGTCACCCTGTTCACGATCATCGGGCTGATGAGCTCGCGGAAATTCCTCACTCCCGCCGGGGAACGGACACTGGATGGCATGCGGGAGCGCCATCGGGATGGGGTCGTGAAAGACTCCGCCGGGCTGAGCCAGACGGTGGCCCTCATGGGTGTGGCCGGGGCCTTCGGCTACGACCACCTGCTCGCCATGGACGAGGTCACCCGCAAGGAACTCACCACCATGAGCCGCTCGGGTGCCGGAAGCGATGGAGGAGGCACCTCCGGTTGCTCGAGCGGCTGCTCCAGCGGAGGAGGGGACGGCGGCGGGGGTGATGGAGGAGGCTGCGGAGGTTGCGGTGGTGATTGA
- a CDS encoding GNAT family N-acetyltransferase, producing MNPLHLQLRDGTPVVIRALVPDDRASLAEAYRRVSDEARYNRFWTHTGEVIGDAMLDRILDQDPMRHVTWTVLDPTREFPPMGGASWWRNANRPEEAEISALVLDDDQRRGIGTLLLALMWLTAFRAGVKELVGYALVDNRQAADWMLDCGAAGTWDGYKLVFRWDLEDLDRLPETPRAAELAGWLAKLSPEFL from the coding sequence ATGAACCCGCTGCACCTCCAGCTCCGCGACGGAACACCGGTCGTCATCCGCGCCCTCGTGCCGGATGACCGGGCCAGTCTGGCGGAGGCCTATCGGCGGGTGTCGGACGAGGCGCGCTACAACCGCTTCTGGACGCACACCGGCGAGGTCATCGGCGACGCGATGCTCGACCGCATCCTCGATCAGGATCCCATGCGGCACGTCACCTGGACGGTGCTGGATCCGACCCGGGAGTTCCCGCCCATGGGTGGCGCGAGCTGGTGGCGCAACGCGAACCGGCCGGAGGAGGCGGAGATTTCCGCACTGGTGCTGGATGACGACCAGCGGCGGGGGATTGGCACTTTGTTGCTCGCCCTCATGTGGCTCACCGCCTTCCGCGCGGGGGTGAAGGAACTGGTGGGATACGCGCTGGTGGACAACCGCCAGGCCGCCGACTGGATGCTGGACTGCGGAGCCGCCGGCACCTGGGACGGCTACAAGCTCGTCTTCCGCTGGGATCTGGAAGACCTCGACCGGCTCCCGGAGACACCACGCGCCGCGGAGCTGGCCGGATGGCTGGCAAAGCTGTCGCCGGAGTTCCTGTAA
- a CDS encoding family 16 glycoside hydrolase: MKRRTWMILTAGALVGACEKRGNTASPEAPEDTAWVPLTGKWIGTEGGEVTEENGVLQLPFGEQLTAAKWTGDLPAAPFELEYEARRVNGTDFFGAVTFPARGEDCVTFIIGGWGGGLVGISSLDDLDAAENETGSAMQFENGRWYRVRLACTSDKIEAWIDGGKVVDVSTDNRKLSLRPGPISACAPFGFGSWQSAAEIRGARWKKL; this comes from the coding sequence ATGAAACGGAGAACTTGGATGATCCTCACCGCCGGGGCGCTGGTCGGAGCCTGTGAAAAGCGCGGCAACACGGCATCGCCTGAGGCCCCTGAAGACACCGCCTGGGTTCCCCTCACCGGAAAATGGATCGGCACGGAGGGGGGTGAGGTGACGGAGGAAAATGGCGTGCTCCAGCTACCCTTCGGCGAGCAACTCACCGCAGCGAAGTGGACAGGCGATCTTCCCGCCGCGCCTTTCGAGCTGGAATACGAAGCCCGCCGCGTGAATGGCACCGACTTCTTCGGTGCGGTCACCTTCCCCGCCCGGGGTGAGGACTGCGTCACCTTCATCATCGGTGGCTGGGGTGGCGGTTTGGTCGGCATTTCCTCGCTGGATGACCTGGATGCCGCCGAGAATGAAACCGGCAGCGCGATGCAGTTCGAAAACGGGAGATGGTATCGTGTCCGCCTGGCCTGCACATCGGACAAGATCGAGGCGTGGATCGACGGGGGGAAGGTGGTGGATGTCTCCACGGACAACCGGAAACTCTCCCTGCGCCCCGGGCCGATCTCGGCTTGCGCGCCGTTCGGCTTCGGCAGTTGGCAGAGCGCCGCGGAGATCCGCGGCGCCCGCTGGAAAAAACTCTGA
- a CDS encoding antibiotic biosynthesis monooxygenase, with protein MSSLSTAVSLHPYFQIHPGKVEEFTAGFPAFIERTSTEEGCLYYDFTLNGDQAFCREAYTDGDAALNHLQNVDDLLKKALSISTLVRLEIHGPEGELAKMRGPLAGLNPAWFVHQGGLPK; from the coding sequence ATGAGTTCCCTATCCACCGCCGTCTCCCTGCATCCCTACTTCCAGATCCATCCGGGCAAGGTGGAGGAATTCACCGCCGGATTCCCCGCGTTCATCGAGCGGACATCCACCGAGGAAGGCTGCCTTTACTACGACTTCACCCTGAACGGTGACCAGGCGTTCTGCCGCGAGGCCTACACCGATGGCGACGCCGCGCTGAACCACCTGCAGAATGTGGATGACCTGCTGAAAAAGGCGCTCTCCATCTCCACCCTGGTGCGGCTGGAGATCCACGGCCCCGAGGGCGAGTTGGCGAAGATGCGCGGACCGCTCGCTGGCCTGAATCCGGCGTGGTTCGTCCATCAGGGCGGCCTGCCGAAGTAA
- a CDS encoding endonuclease/exonuclease/phosphatase family protein, protein MALILCGSCRRREAAQVPKAVPVREDGKIEILAATFNIRNENARDPGERAWLRRVANAVRLIRRIQPDVMGMQELTHGQAADLRASLPDYEFFGVGRENGRTQGEYAGIFYRQDRFSRDRAEGGTYWLSGTPEKPGSATWGNTLPRIATWTRLVDLATGRGVYVVNTHFDHQHQGSREQAAVFIASRIDGRRHPEEPVILLGDFNAVETNPAIYYLRGVSANLAGSRKQWKGGMTDTFRMLHPSGTSPKTLHLWGRKDAGWKVDHIFVSKGAQVTEAGAVLEPPPYSSDHFPVIARVVFP, encoded by the coding sequence ATGGCGTTGATTTTGTGTGGATCCTGCCGCCGCCGGGAAGCGGCGCAAGTGCCGAAGGCGGTGCCTGTCCGGGAAGACGGGAAAATCGAGATCCTGGCGGCCACCTTCAACATCCGGAACGAGAACGCGCGCGATCCGGGCGAGAGGGCATGGCTCCGCCGGGTGGCGAATGCCGTGCGACTCATCCGGCGCATCCAACCGGACGTGATGGGCATGCAGGAACTCACCCACGGCCAGGCGGCGGACCTGCGCGCCTCGCTCCCGGACTACGAATTTTTCGGTGTCGGTCGGGAGAACGGGCGGACGCAGGGTGAATATGCAGGCATTTTCTACCGGCAGGACCGCTTTTCCCGCGACCGTGCGGAGGGAGGCACCTACTGGCTGTCCGGCACTCCGGAAAAGCCGGGTTCCGCCACCTGGGGGAACACCCTGCCGCGAATCGCCACCTGGACGCGGCTGGTCGATCTGGCGACCGGCAGGGGCGTCTATGTGGTGAACACCCACTTCGACCACCAGCACCAAGGGTCCCGGGAGCAGGCGGCGGTTTTCATCGCCAGCCGGATCGACGGGCGGAGGCACCCGGAAGAACCGGTGATCCTGTTGGGCGACTTCAACGCGGTCGAAACCAACCCCGCGATCTATTACCTCCGCGGCGTCTCCGCGAACCTCGCCGGAAGCCGGAAGCAATGGAAAGGCGGCATGACCGATACCTTCCGCATGCTGCATCCCTCCGGCACCTCCCCGAAGACCCTCCACCTGTGGGGCCGGAAGGACGCCGGGTGGAAGGTGGACCACATTTTCGTCTCGAAGGGCGCGCAGGTCACGGAGGCAGGAGCGGTGTTGGAGCCGCCTCCCTACTCGTCGGACCACTTCCCCGTCATCGCGAGGGTGGTTTTCCCGTAG
- a CDS encoding sugar phosphate nucleotidyltransferase produces MPSPQDTYALILAGGSGTRFWPLSRNNKPKQLLDLFNNGTLLAQTVARLEGLVPIENILILTNAQQVEGVREAVPTLPAENIFAEPAKRDTAPAVALGIGLIAARNPEAVMMVLPADQLIQDVDAYQAVMRDALATAEKADGLVTIGLRPTWACPSYGYIERGERASIVGLVCEHSPFEVKRFREKPNPELAEQFLAAGGFSWNAGMFVWSLPTVINQLVKHSPQLAGFISEIRRSKDIPATVEAQFPKLTPISIDYALMESADRVLNIEATFDWDDVGSWISVASYLQESKNNNRVNQPVSELDSENNIVFNARKGTHIALLGVDDLIVVQTDDALLIANRHQADAIKKLSDLLPPELL; encoded by the coding sequence ATGCCTTCGCCCCAAGATACGTACGCCCTCATTCTGGCTGGTGGTTCCGGCACCCGCTTCTGGCCCCTGAGCAGGAACAACAAGCCGAAGCAGCTCCTGGATCTCTTCAACAACGGCACCCTGCTTGCCCAGACGGTCGCCCGCCTCGAGGGCCTCGTCCCGATCGAGAACATCCTCATCCTCACCAACGCCCAGCAGGTGGAAGGCGTGCGTGAGGCGGTCCCGACGCTGCCGGCGGAGAACATTTTCGCTGAACCGGCGAAGCGTGACACCGCACCGGCCGTGGCGCTCGGCATCGGCCTCATCGCCGCGCGGAATCCGGAGGCGGTCATGATGGTGCTTCCGGCCGACCAGCTCATCCAGGACGTGGATGCCTACCAGGCGGTGATGCGGGACGCCCTGGCCACCGCGGAAAAGGCGGACGGCCTGGTAACCATCGGCCTGCGCCCCACCTGGGCCTGTCCATCCTACGGCTACATCGAGCGTGGCGAACGCGCCTCCATCGTCGGGCTGGTCTGCGAGCATTCGCCGTTCGAGGTGAAGCGCTTCCGCGAGAAGCCGAACCCGGAACTGGCGGAGCAATTCCTCGCCGCGGGCGGATTTTCCTGGAATGCCGGCATGTTCGTCTGGTCCCTGCCCACCGTCATCAACCAGTTGGTGAAGCACTCCCCGCAGCTCGCCGGATTCATTTCCGAAATCCGCCGCTCGAAGGACATCCCGGCCACCGTGGAGGCCCAGTTCCCGAAGCTGACCCCCATCTCCATCGACTACGCGCTCATGGAAAGCGCGGACCGCGTGCTGAACATCGAAGCCACCTTCGACTGGGACGACGTCGGTTCATGGATCTCCGTGGCCAGCTACCTCCAGGAGTCGAAGAACAACAACCGCGTCAACCAGCCGGTGTCCGAGCTGGATTCGGAGAACAACATCGTCTTCAACGCGCGCAAAGGCACCCACATCGCGCTGCTCGGCGTGGATGACCTCATCGTCGTCCAGACGGATGACGCCCTCCTCATCGCCAACCGCCACCAGGCGGACGCGATCAAGAAGCTGTCCGACCTGCTGCCTCCGGAACTCCTCTGA
- the ruvX gene encoding Holliday junction resolvase RuvX: MLDPSDPQSPHPALGIDHGDARIGIAATDDFGILAHPVETIDRAKTDPVERIVQLAALRKIRTLVVGLPLRMDGGEGASSIKVRKFAKELRERLPDIPVVFVDETLTTSSASAKLREAGKKAKNQKGIIDQAAAVEILNSWMEYGGL; encoded by the coding sequence ATGCTGGACCCATCCGATCCGCAAAGCCCGCATCCCGCCCTCGGGATCGATCATGGCGACGCGCGGATCGGCATCGCCGCAACGGATGACTTCGGCATCCTGGCCCATCCGGTGGAAACCATCGACCGGGCGAAGACGGATCCCGTCGAGCGCATCGTCCAGCTCGCGGCGTTGCGGAAGATCAGGACCCTGGTCGTCGGCCTCCCGTTGCGGATGGATGGCGGTGAGGGCGCTTCCTCCATCAAGGTCCGCAAGTTCGCCAAGGAACTCCGCGAGCGCCTTCCGGACATCCCGGTGGTCTTTGTCGATGAAACGCTGACGACCTCCTCCGCCTCCGCGAAGCTGCGCGAGGCGGGAAAGAAGGCGAAGAACCAGAAAGGCATCATCGACCAGGCCGCGGCGGTGGAAATCCTGAACTCATGGATGGAATACGGAGGCCTGTAA
- the truA gene encoding tRNA pseudouridine(38-40) synthase TruA: MRLKLTIAYDGRALNGWQSQVCGNTVQDLIEKAMEEVAKKPVRLHGAGRTDAGVHALGQTAHFDAPPELSMNPFNWVPALNTKLPASVRVMECVEVDAEFHARFSATGKIYRYDICTDPVLPPLKAGTAWHIPRLFDAGVLGEALALFVGRHDFHAFAAYRGNELPDTDYTRTIHAADLETLADGYRITWKGDGFLYKMVRLMTGAALHAAGGRMRLDDLAAMLDQPAGLPLGKSPLCAPSDGLFLQEVLY; encoded by the coding sequence ATGCGCCTGAAACTCACCATCGCTTACGACGGACGTGCCCTGAACGGCTGGCAGTCCCAGGTCTGCGGCAACACCGTGCAGGACCTCATCGAAAAGGCGATGGAAGAGGTCGCGAAAAAGCCGGTCCGGCTCCACGGCGCGGGCCGGACGGATGCCGGGGTGCATGCGCTCGGCCAGACCGCGCATTTCGATGCGCCGCCGGAACTCTCGATGAACCCGTTCAACTGGGTGCCCGCGCTGAACACGAAGCTGCCCGCCAGCGTGCGCGTGATGGAATGCGTGGAGGTGGACGCGGAGTTCCACGCCCGCTTTTCCGCCACGGGAAAGATCTACCGCTACGACATCTGCACGGACCCGGTCCTGCCGCCGCTCAAGGCCGGGACGGCATGGCACATCCCGCGTCTGTTCGATGCCGGAGTGCTGGGTGAAGCGCTGGCCCTTTTCGTCGGCAGGCATGATTTCCATGCCTTCGCCGCGTACCGTGGCAACGAGCTGCCGGACACGGACTACACCCGCACCATCCACGCCGCGGATCTGGAAACGCTGGCGGATGGCTACCGCATCACCTGGAAAGGCGACGGCTTCCTCTACAAGATGGTCCGCCTGATGACCGGTGCCGCCCTCCATGCGGCGGGCGGCAGGATGCGACTCGATGACCTTGCGGCCATGCTCGACCAGCCCGCAGGCCTGCCGCTCGGCAAATCCCCTCTCTGCGCCCCCTCCGACGGACTTTTCCTCCAGGAAGTCCTCTATTGA